One genomic window of Ottowia oryzae includes the following:
- a CDS encoding aminoglycoside phosphotransferase family protein produces the protein MSAAPHALPPSPDAPAPLGAPAAPLWPDADRQAAFARWMAGIADEQGLRPASVRIASADASFRRYLRVDTQGGGSRIVMDAPPAHENCQPFVHVAALMHGAGLNAPEVLAWDQPHGFMLLSDLGSRTMIEAVQPDNSLASRPLYEAALDALLPWQQASRPGELPPYDEALLRRELALFPDWYLEKHRGVPVQGKLRDTLDKTFDLIVARNLPAPSVYVHRDFMPRNLMLPTQQGGPLGVLDFQDAVYGPLTYDIASLMRDAFLSWDEEFVLDITVRYWERARKAGLMDYEDWHNDFGSFWRAVEWMGLQRHLKVAGIFARLTLRDGKPKYLADTPRFIGYIRHTAGRYRELTPLLRLIDEVEGTQAAAGWAFGRVG, from the coding sequence ATGAGCGCCGCGCCCCACGCCTTACCCCCATCCCCCGATGCCCCCGCCCCCCTGGGCGCCCCCGCCGCCCCGTTGTGGCCCGACGCCGACCGCCAGGCCGCCTTCGCGCGCTGGATGGCCGGCATCGCGGACGAGCAAGGCCTGCGCCCGGCCAGCGTGCGCATCGCTTCGGCCGACGCCAGCTTCAGGCGCTACCTGCGGGTAGACACGCAGGGCGGCGGCAGCCGCATCGTGATGGACGCGCCGCCGGCGCACGAAAACTGCCAGCCCTTCGTGCACGTTGCCGCGCTGATGCACGGCGCCGGGCTGAACGCGCCCGAGGTGCTGGCCTGGGACCAGCCCCACGGCTTCATGCTGCTCAGCGACCTGGGCAGCCGCACCATGATCGAGGCCGTCCAGCCTGACAACTCCCTCGCCAGCCGCCCGTTGTACGAAGCCGCGTTGGACGCGCTGCTGCCCTGGCAACAGGCCAGCCGCCCCGGCGAGCTGCCGCCTTACGACGAGGCGCTGCTTCGGCGCGAGCTGGCGCTGTTCCCCGACTGGTACCTTGAAAAGCACCGCGGCGTGCCCGTACAGGGCAAGCTGCGCGACACGCTGGACAAAACCTTCGACCTGATCGTGGCCCGCAACCTGCCCGCGCCCAGCGTTTACGTGCACCGCGACTTCATGCCGCGAAACCTGATGCTGCCGACACAGCAGGGTGGCCCGCTGGGCGTGCTCGACTTTCAGGACGCGGTGTACGGCCCGCTGACCTACGACATCGCCAGCCTGATGCGCGACGCCTTCCTCAGCTGGGACGAAGAGTTCGTGCTGGACATCACCGTGCGCTACTGGGAGCGCGCCCGCAAGGCGGGCCTGATGGATTACGAAGACTGGCACAACGACTTCGGCAGCTTCTGGCGCGCCGTGGAATGGATGGGCCTGCAGCGGCACCTGAAGGTGGCCGGCATCTTTGCGCGCCTGACCCTGCGCGACGGCAAGCCCAAGTACCTGGCCGATACGCCGCGCTTCATCGGCTACATCCGCCACACCGCAGGCCGCTACCGCGAACTGACGCCGCTGCTGCGCCTGATCGACGAAGTGGAAGGCACGCAGGCCGCCGCGGGCTGGGCCTTCGGGCGCGTCGGCTGA
- a CDS encoding enoyl-CoA hydratase, which produces MSEILIHQEAGVLTLTFNRVERKNSINVAMYDTLATEIERAATDGDVRTVLIQGHETVFSAGNDLDDFLRNKPAGMDSPVFRFLRGIATLPKPLLAAVCGPAVGVGTTLLLHCDLVYAGDNAAFSMPFVNLGLCPEAASSLLVPQMFGYHRAAEALLLGEPFMAEAAQEVGLVNRVLAPSECNRYAREQALKLAAKPLTSLITTKQLMKGAGQQAVLERMAEEGAHFGRMLGEPAAREAMTAFMEKRKPDFSKV; this is translated from the coding sequence ATGTCCGAAATCCTGATCCACCAAGAAGCGGGCGTGCTCACGCTCACCTTCAACCGCGTCGAGCGCAAGAACTCCATCAACGTCGCGATGTACGACACCCTGGCCACCGAGATCGAGCGCGCCGCCACAGACGGCGACGTGCGCACCGTGCTCATCCAGGGGCATGAAACCGTGTTTTCCGCTGGCAACGACCTGGACGACTTTTTGCGCAACAAACCCGCAGGCATGGATTCGCCGGTTTTTCGCTTCCTGCGCGGCATCGCCACCTTGCCCAAGCCGCTGCTGGCGGCCGTTTGCGGCCCGGCCGTGGGCGTGGGCACCACCCTGCTGCTGCACTGCGACCTGGTCTACGCGGGCGACAACGCCGCGTTTTCCATGCCTTTCGTCAACCTGGGCCTGTGCCCCGAAGCCGCGTCCAGCCTGCTGGTCCCACAGATGTTCGGCTACCACCGCGCGGCCGAAGCGCTGCTGCTGGGCGAGCCCTTCATGGCCGAGGCCGCGCAGGAAGTCGGCCTGGTCAACCGCGTGCTGGCGCCCAGCGAATGCAACCGCTACGCGCGCGAACAGGCGCTGAAACTGGCGGCCAAGCCCCTCACCAGCCTGATCACCACCAAGCAGCTGATGAAAGGCGCGGGCCAACAAGCCGTGCTGGAACGCATGGCCGAGGAAGGCGCGCACTTCGGCCGCATGCTGGGCGAACCCGCCGCCCGCGAAGCCATGACCGCGTTCATGGAAAAGCGCAAACCCGACTTCAGCAAAGTCTGA
- a CDS encoding LPS-assembly protein LptD, whose protein sequence is MLLAGAAQAQSPAAPAAAPESILNDTPLTLHATPMLTEAVPDSGSQPAIVYGEHITGRPNLETVIEGDAELRRPGFVLRSNRLTYDQTTDVATAEGDVRINARGNRFSGVEGQIQVDAFEGFVLQPTYELLVNGAHGQGERLDFQDRDRATVLSGDYTTCQRGGPDWMPDWILRATRLELDQEEQIGRAEGAKLEFQGVPILPLPSMTFPLNNERKSGWLPPTVGLDNKSGLNLAVPYYWNIAPNRDATLTPEFMLRRGVDMAGEFRYMESNYDGRVNAHYMPNDRLRGRDRWGYFIRHNGLYSTGVDAIGGVGFGLNLNRVSDNDHWRDFTRKGLSLTTRLLANDGTLNWSKGDFTLMGRALKWQTLQDVTAPIVPPYDRLPQITGRWARVNDRGFDYSVEADYTRFRADRLLTLQPNADRSYVWAQASRPFVRSWGFFTPKVQVHSAHYAFNGGQVDGSNNASRTVPTVSLDGGLVFERNASYFGRAFRQTLEPRLMYVYTPYRDQSLIPNYDTGAYDFNFATIWAENAFAGHDRVVDNNLVTAGLTTRLLDPETGAEAVRLGVAQRYRFSPQKVVLPGGTPNDRGLSDLMLGASINWTPKWSFDTVVQYNPETRRSTRTTIHARYSPEKFHTLSVAYRNQRDLLSESVDVGWQWPLGDLVGRRGELGTTTRGGGGSCTGRWYGVGRLNYSLRDKKLVDAVVGVEYDAGCWIGRVVFEKLTSSVTSSTKRVMFQLEFIGLSKLGTNPLRALRNNIPGYEYLRQETTPPSRFTAYD, encoded by the coding sequence ATGCTGCTGGCCGGCGCGGCGCAAGCCCAGTCGCCAGCCGCGCCCGCCGCAGCGCCGGAATCGATCCTCAACGACACGCCGCTCACGCTGCACGCCACGCCGATGCTGACGGAGGCCGTGCCCGACAGCGGCAGCCAGCCGGCCATCGTCTATGGCGAGCACATCACCGGCCGCCCCAACCTGGAAACGGTGATCGAGGGCGATGCCGAGCTGCGCCGCCCCGGTTTCGTGCTGCGCAGCAACCGCCTGACTTACGACCAGACCACCGACGTGGCCACGGCCGAGGGCGACGTGCGCATCAACGCCCGCGGCAATCGCTTCAGCGGCGTCGAGGGCCAGATCCAGGTGGATGCCTTCGAGGGGTTTGTGCTGCAACCCACGTACGAGCTGCTGGTGAACGGCGCGCACGGCCAAGGCGAGCGCCTGGACTTCCAGGACCGCGACCGCGCCACCGTCCTGTCGGGCGACTACACCACCTGCCAGCGCGGCGGCCCCGATTGGATGCCCGACTGGATCTTGCGCGCCACGCGGCTGGAGCTGGATCAGGAAGAGCAGATCGGCCGCGCCGAGGGCGCCAAGCTCGAATTCCAGGGCGTGCCCATCCTGCCGCTGCCGTCGATGACCTTCCCGCTCAACAACGAGCGCAAGTCCGGCTGGCTGCCGCCCACCGTGGGCCTGGACAACAAGAGCGGCCTGAACCTGGCGGTGCCGTACTACTGGAACATCGCCCCCAACCGCGATGCCACGCTGACGCCCGAATTCATGCTGCGCCGCGGCGTCGATATGGCTGGCGAGTTCCGGTACATGGAGAGCAACTACGACGGCCGCGTTAACGCCCACTACATGCCCAACGACCGGCTGCGCGGGCGCGACCGGTGGGGCTATTTCATCCGGCACAACGGCCTGTACAGCACCGGCGTCGACGCCATTGGCGGCGTGGGGTTCGGCCTGAACCTGAACCGCGTGAGCGACAACGACCACTGGCGCGACTTCACCCGCAAGGGCCTGTCGCTGACCACGCGCCTGCTGGCCAACGACGGCACGCTGAACTGGTCCAAGGGCGATTTCACGCTGATGGGCCGCGCCCTGAAATGGCAGACGCTGCAGGACGTGACCGCGCCCATCGTGCCGCCCTACGACCGCCTGCCGCAGATCACTGGCCGCTGGGCGCGCGTGAACGACCGCGGCTTTGACTATTCGGTGGAGGCGGACTACACCCGCTTTCGCGCCGACCGTCTGCTGACGCTGCAACCCAACGCCGATCGCAGCTACGTGTGGGCACAGGCTTCGCGCCCGTTCGTGCGCTCTTGGGGCTTCTTCACGCCCAAGGTGCAGGTGCATTCCGCCCACTACGCCTTCAACGGCGGGCAAGTGGACGGCTCCAACAACGCCAGCCGCACGGTGCCCACCGTCAGCCTCGATGGCGGCCTGGTGTTCGAGCGCAACGCCAGCTATTTCGGCCGCGCCTTCCGCCAGACGCTGGAGCCGCGCCTGATGTACGTCTACACGCCGTACCGCGACCAGAGCCTGATCCCCAATTACGACACGGGCGCGTACGACTTCAACTTCGCCACCATCTGGGCCGAGAACGCGTTCGCCGGTCACGACCGCGTGGTCGACAACAACCTGGTCACCGCCGGGCTGACCACGCGCCTGCTCGACCCCGAAACCGGCGCCGAAGCCGTTCGCCTGGGCGTGGCCCAGCGCTACCGTTTCTCGCCCCAAAAAGTGGTGCTGCCCGGCGGCACGCCCAACGACCGCGGCCTGTCCGACTTGATGCTGGGCGCCTCGATCAACTGGACGCCCAAGTGGTCCTTCGACACCGTCGTGCAGTACAACCCCGAGACGCGCCGCAGCACCCGCACCACCATCCACGCGCGCTATTCGCCCGAGAAGTTCCACACCCTCAGCGTGGCCTACCGCAACCAGCGCGACCTGCTCAGCGAATCCGTGGATGTGGGCTGGCAATGGCCCCTGGGCGACCTGGTCGGCCGCCGCGGCGAGCTGGGCACCACCACGCGCGGCGGCGGTGGCAGCTGCACCGGCCGCTGGTACGGCGTGGGCCGGCTGAACTACAGCCTGCGCGACAAGAAACTGGTGGATGCCGTGGTGGGCGTGGAATACGACGCCGGCTGCTGGATCGGCCGCGTCGTGTTCGAAAAACTGACCAGCTCGGTCACCTCATCGACCAAGCGCGTGATGTTTCAGCTGGAATTCATCGGCCTGTCCAAACTGGGCACCAACCCCTTGCGCGCGCTGCGCAACAACATCCCCGGCTATGAGTACCTGCGCCAGGAAACCACTCCACCCAGCCGGTTCACCGCCTATGACTAA
- a CDS encoding M20 aminoacylase family protein, whose product MNLIEDIVANAPALSDIRRDIHAHPELSFKETRTADLVADLLTQWGIPVHRGLGKTGVVGILKNGDSPRSVGLRADMDALPMTEANEFAHASRHPGVMHACGHDGHTTMLLGAAQELARTRRFEGTVYLIFQPAEEHGGGAREMMKDGLFERFPMEAVFGMHNMPGIPAGHFAASPGPVLASSNEFLVRVRGKGGHGAMPHLAVDPLPIAAQILQAFQTIVSRNKKPSDTAVISVTMIHGGDAPNVIPDTCEMRGTVRTYTSETLDLIERRMGEIAHGTAATFGAECDFEFTRIYPATVNHAAETAFAREVLADLVGPDRLIAQTPIMAAEDFAFMLQQVPGSYSFIGNGDGDHRAAGHGHGPCLVHNTSYDFNDALLPVGASYLVRLAERWLATPRGA is encoded by the coding sequence ATGAACCTGATTGAAGACATCGTCGCCAACGCGCCCGCGCTCAGCGACATCCGCCGCGACATCCACGCCCACCCCGAGCTGTCTTTCAAGGAAACCCGCACCGCCGATTTGGTGGCCGACCTGCTGACGCAGTGGGGCATTCCGGTGCACCGCGGCCTGGGCAAGACCGGCGTGGTCGGCATTCTTAAAAACGGCGATTCGCCGCGCAGCGTGGGCCTGCGCGCCGACATGGACGCGCTGCCGATGACCGAGGCCAACGAGTTCGCGCACGCCAGCCGCCACCCCGGCGTGATGCACGCCTGCGGCCACGACGGCCACACCACCATGCTGCTGGGCGCCGCGCAAGAGCTGGCGCGCACCCGCCGCTTTGAAGGCACCGTGTACCTGATCTTCCAGCCTGCCGAAGAGCACGGCGGCGGCGCGCGCGAGATGATGAAAGACGGCCTGTTCGAGCGCTTTCCGATGGAGGCCGTCTTCGGCATGCACAACATGCCGGGCATTCCTGCCGGGCACTTCGCGGCGTCGCCCGGGCCGGTGCTGGCGTCCAGCAACGAGTTTCTGGTGCGCGTGCGCGGCAAGGGCGGGCACGGCGCCATGCCGCACCTGGCCGTGGATCCGCTGCCGATCGCCGCGCAGATCCTGCAAGCCTTTCAAACCATCGTCAGCCGCAACAAGAAGCCATCCGACACGGCGGTGATCTCGGTCACCATGATCCACGGCGGCGACGCGCCCAATGTGATCCCCGACACGTGCGAGATGCGCGGCACCGTGCGCACCTACACCAGCGAGACGCTGGACCTGATCGAGCGGCGCATGGGCGAGATTGCCCACGGCACGGCCGCCACCTTCGGCGCCGAGTGCGATTTCGAGTTCACCCGCATCTACCCCGCCACCGTCAACCACGCCGCCGAGACCGCCTTCGCCCGCGAAGTGCTGGCCGATCTGGTGGGGCCGGATCGCCTGATCGCGCAGACGCCCATCATGGCGGCGGAAGACTTCGCCTTCATGCTGCAGCAGGTGCCGGGCAGCTACAGCTTCATCGGCAACGGCGACGGCGACCACCGCGCCGCTGGCCACGGCCACGGCCCGTGCCTGGTGCACAACACCAGCTACGACTTCAACGACGCGCTGCTGCCCGTGGGCGCCAGCTACCTGGTGCGCCTGGCCGAGCGCTGGCTGGCCACGCCGCGCGGCGCGTGA
- a CDS encoding acyl-CoA thioesterase produces MNTPASSTPTHPLDEALALAPQAGDGASAARVFAGAPHAAYDNMVGPFGGASAAQMLQAVLLHPDRLGDPVALTINFAAAVSNAPFQIVAEPARTNRSTQHWVMRMTQADAQGAEHTVLTATAVTAVRRSTWSATDAPAPEAPAPEQIPRAPHSGMVRWIERYDMRPLAGAFPAQWDGQEADSLSRMWVRDEPPRPLDFASLTALSDAFFPRIWRRRATPTPIGTVSMTVYFHVDAAGLAAVGTGHLQAQASAQVFYNGFFDQSGLLWGPAGQLLATTHQIVYYKE; encoded by the coding sequence ATGAACACCCCGGCCTCTTCCACCCCCACCCATCCCCTGGACGAAGCACTGGCCCTGGCGCCGCAAGCGGGCGATGGGGCCAGCGCTGCGCGGGTCTTCGCCGGCGCGCCGCACGCGGCGTACGACAACATGGTCGGCCCGTTTGGCGGTGCGTCCGCCGCGCAGATGCTGCAGGCCGTGCTGCTGCACCCCGATCGCCTGGGCGACCCTGTCGCGCTCACCATCAACTTCGCCGCGGCGGTGTCCAACGCGCCTTTTCAGATCGTGGCCGAGCCCGCGCGCACCAACCGCTCTACCCAGCACTGGGTCATGCGCATGACCCAGGCCGACGCGCAGGGCGCCGAGCACACCGTGCTGACCGCCACGGCCGTCACCGCCGTGCGCCGCAGCACCTGGAGCGCCACCGACGCCCCGGCGCCCGAGGCCCCCGCGCCCGAGCAGATCCCGCGCGCGCCCCACAGCGGCATGGTGCGCTGGATTGAGCGCTACGACATGCGCCCCCTGGCGGGCGCCTTTCCCGCCCAATGGGACGGGCAAGAGGCCGACAGCCTGAGCCGCATGTGGGTGCGCGACGAGCCGCCGCGCCCGTTGGATTTCGCCAGCCTGACGGCGCTGTCCGACGCCTTCTTCCCGCGCATCTGGCGCCGCCGCGCCACGCCCACGCCCATCGGCACCGTGTCGATGACGGTGTACTTCCATGTGGACGCCGCCGGCCTGGCCGCCGTGGGCACCGGCCACCTGCAGGCCCAGGCCAGCGCGCAGGTGTTCTATAACGGCTTCTTTGACCAGAGCGGCCTGCTGTGGGGCCCGGCAGGCCAGCTGCTGGCCACCACGCACCAGATCGTCTATTACAAAGAATAA
- a CDS encoding Bug family tripartite tricarboxylate transporter substrate binding protein, whose protein sequence is MPLIHRRCFAAGLAAAAAAIALGPAHAAGAWPSKPITIVVNGGAGSLPDIFARPLGDRLSAALGQPVVIDNRPGAGGMVAMQQVKNAAKDGHTLAVVTNAHMVWNPYVFPKLTYDPATDLMAVSPISVIPMALVVNPKVPAQTTAELFALAKKAPGTLNYASSGNGSPPHVLFEMLREQAGADIVHVPFKTGTDALTSVVAGDTQIYLAGTSLVEPMAKEGRLRVLAVSPKVTAPTFASAPTLQSQGFDGYESAVWLGLVATAGTPPAVVQRLNDEVGKALKDPAMRQAMLAHGALPYHASPAAFAQRIAAERATWGPAIRRLGIQPN, encoded by the coding sequence ATGCCCCTCATTCACCGCCGTTGCTTTGCCGCAGGGCTGGCTGCGGCCGCAGCCGCCATCGCCCTCGGCCCTGCGCACGCCGCGGGCGCCTGGCCCAGCAAGCCGATCACCATCGTCGTCAACGGCGGTGCCGGCAGCCTGCCAGACATCTTTGCCCGCCCGCTGGGCGACCGGCTATCGGCCGCGCTGGGACAGCCCGTGGTGATCGACAACCGCCCTGGCGCCGGCGGCATGGTGGCCATGCAGCAGGTCAAGAACGCGGCCAAGGACGGCCACACGCTGGCGGTGGTGACCAATGCGCACATGGTCTGGAACCCCTACGTCTTCCCCAAGCTGACCTACGACCCGGCCACCGATCTGATGGCCGTCAGCCCCATCTCCGTCATACCGATGGCGCTGGTGGTCAACCCCAAGGTGCCCGCGCAGACCACCGCCGAGCTGTTCGCGCTGGCAAAGAAGGCGCCGGGCACGCTCAACTACGCGTCGTCCGGCAATGGCAGCCCGCCGCACGTGCTGTTTGAAATGCTGCGCGAGCAAGCCGGGGCGGACATCGTGCACGTACCTTTCAAGACCGGCACCGACGCGCTCACCTCCGTCGTGGCGGGCGACACGCAGATCTACCTGGCCGGCACGTCGCTGGTCGAGCCGATGGCCAAGGAAGGCCGCCTGCGCGTGCTGGCCGTCAGCCCCAAGGTCACGGCGCCCACCTTCGCCAGCGCGCCCACGCTGCAGTCGCAAGGTTTTGACGGCTATGAAAGCGCCGTTTGGCTGGGCCTGGTGGCCACCGCGGGCACGCCGCCGGCGGTGGTGCAGCGCCTGAACGATGAGGTGGGCAAGGCGCTGAAAGACCCGGCCATGCGTCAGGCGATGCTGGCGCACGGCGCGCTGCCCTACCACGCCAGCCCTGCGGCGTTTGCGCAGCGCATCGCGGCCGAGCGCGCCACCTGGGGCCCGGCCATCCGCCGACTGGGGATTCAGCCTAACTGA
- a CDS encoding alpha/beta hydrolase family protein has translation MDQFVLPTPGGARVAVREFAPATAARGSVVLGGAMGVPQTYYAPFAQWLAAQGWRVTTFDYRGHGDSLALGPPLRTLKADLNDWARDYEAVVAYARAAAIDGPLYLIGHSLGAQLPGMFAQPERVDGLLAVATGVGYWRHNAAATRRRAPLLWWLLVPVVTPLAGYFPGRRLGVVGDLPAGVIQQWRRWCLHPEYSVGVEGPAVRASYASVAFPIRAFAVADDEMLTAESMQGLLRLYTGAPHLVQRIEPQAVGLKRIGHLGWFRAASQAALWPLLAQALNDLPRPATRAHA, from the coding sequence GTGGATCAGTTCGTCCTGCCCACGCCCGGCGGCGCACGCGTCGCGGTGCGCGAGTTTGCGCCCGCCACCGCTGCGCGCGGCAGCGTGGTGTTGGGCGGCGCTATGGGCGTGCCGCAAACGTATTACGCGCCGTTTGCGCAATGGCTGGCCGCGCAGGGCTGGCGGGTGACCACCTTCGACTACCGGGGCCACGGCGACTCGCTGGCGCTGGGGCCGCCGCTGCGCACCTTGAAGGCGGACTTGAACGACTGGGCGCGCGACTATGAAGCCGTTGTCGCGTATGCGCGGGCGGCGGCCATCGACGGGCCGCTGTACCTGATTGGCCACAGCCTGGGGGCGCAACTGCCCGGCATGTTTGCGCAGCCTGAGCGCGTCGACGGCCTGCTGGCGGTGGCCACGGGCGTGGGCTACTGGCGGCACAACGCGGCCGCTACGCGCCGCAGGGCTCCGCTGCTTTGGTGGTTGCTGGTGCCGGTGGTGACGCCGCTGGCGGGCTACTTTCCGGGGCGGCGCCTGGGCGTCGTGGGCGACTTGCCCGCGGGCGTCATCCAGCAGTGGCGCCGCTGGTGCTTGCACCCCGAATACAGCGTGGGCGTTGAAGGGCCTGCAGTGCGCGCCAGCTACGCCAGCGTGGCATTCCCCATCCGCGCCTTTGCCGTGGCCGACGATGAGATGCTGACGGCCGAATCCATGCAGGGCCTGCTGCGCCTGTACACCGGCGCGCCGCACCTGGTGCAGCGCATCGAGCCCCAGGCCGTGGGCCTGAAGCGCATCGGCCACCTGGGGTGGTTTCGCGCCGCGTCGCAAGCTGCGCTGTGGCCGCTGCTAGCCCAGGCGCTGAACGACTTGCCGCGCCCCGCGACGCGCGCGCACGCGTGA
- a CDS encoding peptidylprolyl isomerase yields the protein MTKTLRPTRLTRAAWAALPLLCAALALPAHAQSGNSPSRANSKSNAKTAAKPAPKAATKPAAKPAAGASAPSATANAPTAGGPQEADYIVAVVNSEPVTNNEVRARSARAVEQLTERGVTPPAPDVLRKEVLERLISERAQLQYARETGIKVDDAALEQAELSIARQNNLRSVDELHRRVEQSGIALKDFKDDIRNQVTLARLREREIEPKLRVTDSEVDAFIREQTGAKAPGQDLNLAMILVAVPEGASADERARLQARADEVARRAKAGEDFAKLATEFSDANHRGRDGGVLGMRPSDKYPELFVRATQRAKVGDVVGPLQSDAGFHVLKVLERKRNTDLPEVRIPQTHAHHILLKVGPNQSERVAVDRAADMRRRILAKQADFETLARQNSQDESAAQGGDLGWTSPGQFVPEFEQAMNNLDPGQISPPIVTRFGVHLIRVDERTERTLSSDEQRQLARNMLREKKAQESFDTWAREIRGRAYVEYRDPPK from the coding sequence ATGACTAAAACCCTTCGTCCCACCCGTCTGACGCGCGCCGCCTGGGCGGCCTTGCCGCTGCTGTGCGCGGCGCTGGCGCTGCCCGCGCACGCCCAGTCGGGCAACAGCCCATCGCGCGCCAACAGCAAGTCGAACGCCAAAACGGCCGCCAAGCCCGCGCCCAAGGCGGCCACGAAGCCGGCCGCCAAGCCCGCCGCCGGCGCCAGCGCACCGTCGGCCACCGCGAATGCACCCACCGCAGGGGGCCCGCAGGAGGCCGACTACATCGTCGCCGTGGTCAACAGCGAGCCGGTGACCAACAACGAGGTGCGCGCGCGCAGCGCCCGTGCGGTCGAGCAGCTGACCGAGCGCGGCGTGACCCCGCCGGCACCCGACGTGCTGCGCAAGGAAGTGCTGGAGCGCCTGATTTCCGAGCGCGCCCAGCTGCAGTACGCCCGCGAAACCGGCATCAAGGTGGACGACGCCGCACTGGAACAGGCCGAGCTGTCCATCGCCCGCCAGAACAATCTGCGCAGCGTGGACGAGCTGCACCGCCGGGTCGAGCAAAGCGGCATTGCGCTCAAGGATTTCAAGGACGACATCCGCAACCAGGTCACGCTGGCGCGCCTGCGTGAGCGCGAGATCGAGCCCAAGCTGCGCGTCACCGATTCCGAGGTGGACGCCTTCATCCGCGAACAAACGGGCGCCAAGGCCCCCGGTCAAGACCTGAACCTGGCGATGATTCTGGTGGCCGTGCCCGAAGGCGCCAGCGCCGACGAGCGCGCCCGCTTGCAAGCGCGCGCCGATGAGGTGGCCCGCCGCGCCAAGGCCGGTGAAGACTTTGCCAAGCTGGCCACCGAGTTTTCTGACGCCAACCACCGCGGCCGCGACGGCGGCGTGCTGGGCATGCGCCCGTCGGACAAATACCCCGAGCTGTTCGTGCGCGCCACGCAGCGCGCCAAGGTGGGCGACGTGGTGGGCCCGCTGCAATCCGATGCGGGCTTTCACGTGCTGAAGGTGCTGGAGCGCAAGCGCAACACCGACCTGCCCGAAGTGCGCATTCCGCAAACGCACGCGCACCACATCCTGCTGAAGGTGGGGCCGAACCAGAGCGAGCGTGTGGCCGTGGATCGCGCCGCCGACATGCGCCGACGCATCCTGGCCAAGCAGGCCGATTTCGAGACCCTGGCGCGCCAGAACTCGCAGGACGAAAGCGCTGCCCAAGGCGGCGACCTGGGCTGGACGAGCCCCGGTCAGTTCGTGCCCGAATTCGAGCAGGCCATGAACAACCTGGACCCGGGCCAGATCAGCCCGCCCATCGTCACGCGCTTTGGCGTGCACCTGATTCGCGTGGATGAGCGCACCGAGCGCACGCTGTCGTCCGACGAGCAGCGCCAGCTGGCGCGCAACATGCTGCGCGAAAAGAAAGCGCAGGAATCGTTCGATACCTGGGCGCGCGAGATTCGCGGCCGGGCCTACGTGGAATACCGCGATCCGCCGAAGTAA
- the rsmA gene encoding 16S rRNA (adenine(1518)-N(6)/adenine(1519)-N(6))-dimethyltransferase RsmA, protein MKHIPRKRFGQHFLSDPAIIDGIVRAIDPRPGQAVVEIGPGLAALTQPLVERVGQLTVIELDRDLAARLRAHPQLTVIESDVLKVDFAQIQPAPPATKLRVVGNLPYNISTPILFHLLPFAGAVEDQHFMLQKEVIDRMVAAPSTSDYGRLSVMLQWRYAMENVLFVPPEAFDPPPKVDSAVVRMVPRADFAPLDVNALSELVQVAFSQRRKLLRHTLGKWLEARAFSGNFDVQRRAEEVPVAEYLALAQAVARSA, encoded by the coding sequence ATGAAACACATCCCCCGCAAGCGCTTTGGGCAGCACTTTTTGTCTGACCCGGCCATCATCGACGGCATCGTGCGGGCGATCGACCCGCGCCCTGGGCAGGCCGTGGTGGAAATTGGCCCGGGCCTGGCGGCGTTGACGCAGCCGCTGGTGGAGCGCGTGGGCCAGCTGACGGTGATCGAGCTGGACCGTGACTTGGCCGCGCGCCTGCGGGCGCACCCGCAGCTCACGGTGATCGAATCTGATGTATTGAAAGTGGACTTTGCGCAGATCCAGCCTGCGCCGCCAGCTACTAAATTAAGAGTGGTGGGCAACCTGCCCTACAACATCTCCACCCCCATCCTGTTTCACCTGCTGCCCTTCGCGGGCGCGGTGGAAGACCAGCACTTCATGCTGCAAAAGGAAGTGATCGACCGCATGGTGGCCGCGCCGTCCACCAGCGACTATGGGCGCCTGTCGGTCATGCTGCAGTGGCGCTACGCGATGGAAAACGTGCTTTTCGTGCCGCCCGAGGCGTTTGACCCGCCGCCCAAGGTGGATTCGGCCGTGGTGCGCATGGTGCCGCGCGCCGATTTCGCGCCGCTGGACGTGAACGCTTTGTCTGAGCTGGTGCAGGTGGCCTTCAGCCAGCGCCGCAAGCTGCTGCGCCACACGCTGGGGAAATGGCTGGAGGCGCGCGCCTTCAGCGGCAATTTTGACGTACAGCGCCGCGCCGAGGAAGTGCCGGTGGCTGAATACCTGGCGCTGGCGCAGGCAGTGGCGCGCAGCGCTTAA